The following coding sequences lie in one Haladaptatus sp. DJG-WS-42 genomic window:
- a CDS encoding S8 family serine peptidase, translating into MGDKLPIGRRTFLKATGSAALLASMGQVTAQGPNNGRRRGSKENEVLVGVSIGAPDHRAEVEKHVPEHAEAVHDCSCLRYVAVKFNDNASDQAKEKFKKRIRKKAYIKYAEDNATVSTAYTPNDTRYGDQYADQMVNAPTAWDTTLGSSDITVAVVDQGVKYDHPDLDGNMDGGVSNYGYDFVDDDADPYPDVLADEYHGTHVAGIAAGEVDNGEGISGIGNSSILSARALSEEGTGSTSDIADAIVWAADNGADVINLSLGGGGYTQTMKNAVSYAYNTHGVFIAAAAGNDGAGSVSYPAAYSECLAVSALDPDGSLASYSNYGSNLELAAPGTNVLSTWTDDGYNKISGTSMATPVVAGVAGLTLAQWSLSASELRTHLKNTAVDVGLSSSQQGSGRVDAGNAVTTDPDDGGAGGGGGSGETDTTTVNDSLSSSADADCWSYAWSYSAPSEVEITLSGPSSADFDLYVSDGTGACPTTYSFDYYSYSANSEEAVIITNPDVSTDLHILVDSYSGSGSYELTITETQ; encoded by the coding sequence ATGGGTGACAAACTCCCGATTGGACGGCGTACATTTTTAAAAGCAACCGGTTCTGCGGCACTTCTCGCTTCGATGGGGCAGGTGACTGCACAGGGACCAAACAACGGGCGGCGTCGCGGGTCAAAGGAAAACGAAGTTCTCGTCGGCGTTTCAATAGGCGCACCCGACCACCGTGCGGAGGTCGAAAAACACGTTCCCGAACACGCAGAGGCAGTCCACGACTGTTCGTGTCTTCGCTACGTTGCGGTCAAGTTTAACGACAACGCGAGCGACCAAGCAAAGGAGAAGTTCAAGAAACGCATTCGCAAGAAAGCGTACATCAAATACGCAGAAGACAACGCAACGGTCTCGACGGCGTACACGCCAAACGACACGCGCTATGGCGACCAGTACGCAGACCAGATGGTCAACGCACCAACGGCGTGGGACACGACGCTCGGCAGTTCTGACATCACCGTCGCCGTGGTAGACCAAGGGGTCAAATACGACCACCCAGACTTAGACGGCAACATGGACGGGGGCGTTTCGAACTACGGCTACGACTTCGTTGACGACGACGCAGACCCGTACCCAGACGTGCTCGCAGACGAGTACCACGGCACGCACGTCGCCGGAATCGCGGCCGGTGAAGTGGACAACGGCGAAGGCATTTCCGGCATCGGGAACTCCTCAATTCTCTCTGCCCGCGCTCTGAGCGAGGAAGGGACGGGTTCGACCTCCGACATCGCAGACGCCATCGTCTGGGCCGCGGACAACGGTGCAGACGTCATCAACCTCTCGCTCGGTGGCGGCGGCTACACGCAGACGATGAAAAACGCCGTCTCGTACGCCTACAACACCCACGGTGTCTTCATCGCCGCAGCCGCTGGGAACGACGGTGCAGGCTCGGTGTCGTATCCAGCCGCGTACTCTGAATGTCTCGCTGTCTCCGCGCTCGACCCGGACGGCTCGCTCGCCTCGTACTCGAACTACGGAAGCAACCTCGAACTCGCCGCACCCGGCACGAACGTCCTTTCGACGTGGACTGACGACGGCTACAACAAAATCTCTGGCACCTCGATGGCGACGCCGGTCGTCGCCGGGGTTGCCGGATTGACGCTCGCACAATGGAGCCTCTCAGCGTCTGAACTCCGGACGCACCTGAAGAACACGGCGGTAGACGTAGGTCTTTCATCGAGCCAGCAAGGCAGCGGCCGCGTAGACGCCGGAAACGCCGTCACGACCGACCCTGACGACGGAGGCGCAGGCGGTGGCGGCGGCAGCGGCGAAACCGACACGACGACGGTGAACGACTCGCTATCGAGCAGTGCTGACGCAGACTGCTGGTCGTACGCGTGGAGCTATTCGGCCCCAAGCGAGGTCGAGATTACGCTTTCGGGTCCGAGCAGCGCTGACTTCGACCTGTACGTGAGCGACGGCACGGGTGCCTGCCCGACGACGTACTCGTTCGATTACTACTCCTACAGCGCGAACAGCGAGGAAGCGGTCATCATCACGAACCCGGACGTTTCGACCGACCTCCACATCCTCGTCGATTCCTACAGCGGCAGCGGGAGCTACGAGCTGACCATCACCGAGACACAGTAA
- a CDS encoding DUF1684 domain-containing protein, protein MSDAAFDADQWASELEAHREEKDQFFRDHKQSPVAPENRDQFDGLQYFPPDPAYRINATATVHDDPDTVSLETTAGPEVEYERSLTLSFEVRDDEFTLAAYRQGDGPYFVPFRDKTTGQQSFQYGRYMEFETDHAVEDGDVLTLDFNLAFNPFCAYSDAFTCPLPPRENWLDVVITAGEKWE, encoded by the coding sequence ATGAGCGACGCCGCGTTCGACGCAGACCAGTGGGCCTCGGAACTCGAAGCCCACCGCGAAGAGAAAGACCAGTTTTTCAGAGACCACAAACAGTCGCCGGTCGCCCCCGAAAACCGAGACCAGTTCGACGGCCTCCAGTACTTCCCACCCGACCCTGCCTACCGTATCAACGCGACGGCAACCGTCCACGACGACCCCGATACCGTCTCACTCGAAACGACGGCGGGACCGGAAGTCGAGTACGAACGCTCACTCACGCTCAGCTTCGAGGTGCGCGACGACGAGTTCACGCTCGCAGCCTACCGCCAAGGTGACGGCCCGTACTTCGTCCCCTTCCGCGACAAGACAACCGGCCAGCAGTCGTTCCAGTACGGTCGCTACATGGAGTTTGAGACCGACCACGCGGTCGAAGACGGTGACGTGCTCACGCTCGATTTCAACCTCGCGTTCAATCCGTTCTGTGCGTACTCAGACGCCTTTACGTGCCCATTGCCACCGCGCGAAAACTGGCTCGATGTGGTCATCACTGCGGGCGAGAAGTGGGAGTAA
- the ilvA gene encoding threonine ammonia-lyase, whose protein sequence is MVSIELRDIRAARKRFDNEAVVRHTPLETSRSLSRMSGADVHLKMEHLQRTGSFKTRGAYNKLKQVAAAGGVNRVVAASAGNHAQGVALAATTVGIESTIVMPKSAPQTKIDATRDYGGDVELHGSNFPEAMAYAKTLTEADDTIFVHAYDDPDIVAGQGTIGLEIHADLPEVDTVIVPIGGGGLIGGISTALKALDPSIHVVGVQAEAAATVPESLDKGGPHSIDHPDTIADGIATGGISELTYDLIERHVDEVITVSDDQISSGILILLERAKQLVEGAGAVSVAALLSDDLDVEGETVVPLLCGGNIDMSMLQTVLTHALTERAQLLRLRVKIDDQPGKMTQISGIIADEGANIRDVRHDRAVDDLRVGEAYLVFQVVTSGTEHAESIGRAIESAGYEVERMN, encoded by the coding sequence ATGGTCAGTATCGAACTTCGTGATATTCGGGCAGCGCGAAAACGGTTCGACAACGAGGCCGTTGTTCGCCACACGCCGCTCGAAACGAGTCGCTCGCTGAGCCGAATGTCCGGCGCGGACGTTCACCTCAAAATGGAACATCTCCAGCGGACGGGGTCGTTCAAAACGCGCGGGGCGTACAACAAGCTAAAACAAGTCGCCGCCGCAGGCGGAGTCAACCGAGTTGTCGCCGCAAGCGCCGGAAATCACGCACAGGGTGTTGCCCTCGCGGCGACGACGGTCGGCATCGAATCGACCATCGTGATGCCAAAAAGCGCCCCACAGACGAAAATCGACGCAACCCGCGACTACGGCGGCGACGTCGAACTCCACGGGAGCAACTTCCCCGAGGCGATGGCGTACGCGAAGACGCTCACTGAGGCCGACGACACTATCTTCGTCCATGCCTACGACGACCCGGACATCGTCGCCGGGCAGGGAACCATTGGTTTAGAGATTCACGCAGACCTCCCGGAGGTCGATACGGTCATCGTCCCAATCGGTGGCGGCGGGCTGATTGGCGGCATCTCGACGGCGCTCAAGGCGCTCGACCCCTCGATTCACGTCGTTGGCGTCCAAGCCGAGGCGGCGGCAACGGTACCAGAAAGTCTCGATAAGGGGGGCCCTCACTCGATTGACCACCCGGACACGATTGCAGACGGGATTGCGACCGGCGGCATCTCCGAGTTGACCTACGACCTCATCGAACGCCACGTAGACGAAGTCATCACCGTCTCAGACGACCAGATTTCGAGCGGGATTCTCATTCTCTTAGAGCGCGCAAAGCAGTTGGTCGAAGGAGCCGGGGCCGTGTCGGTCGCCGCCCTCCTCAGCGACGACCTCGACGTCGAGGGTGAAACTGTCGTCCCCCTGCTCTGTGGCGGGAACATCGACATGTCCATGCTCCAGACGGTGTTGACCCACGCGCTCACCGAACGCGCACAACTGCTTCGCCTGCGCGTGAAAATCGACGACCAGCCGGGCAAGATGACCCAGATTTCCGGCATCATCGCAGACGAGGGAGCGAACATCCGCGACGTGCGACACGACCGTGCCGTAGACGACCTGCGCGTTGGCGAGGCCTACCTCGTCTTCCAAGTCGTCACGAGCGGGACCGAACACGCAGAGTCAATCGGGCGAGCTATCGAGAGCGCAGGCTACGAAGTCGAGCGGATGAACTAA
- a CDS encoding PotD/PotF family extracellular solute-binding protein yields MRDELEFSRREWMKATGALGATAVSGLAGCLGGGGGGGEGAPLSMIEAEPHPGLYEPSEEEKNNQETLAHLTWTGYDAENVQGPFRQKFNAETKIDLFTSNPKAFNRLKSGEWQQFHQATFDMAWIPRLAEADLIRPMDYESWKPYTFDQYIDLFKRENGYKYAFLNEDDYTFDTEGKLYGLPQRFGWASFAVNTDTVAENDYKSYDAAWSGDYNVGVYDLMFWGIQIIMLREGIDPFKEHTEEEVEQVRQATFDLFDNATTLLPDFASMNQALKAGEIDIGFISGNWINGTLRRDGNYEFEAVVPDEGSVIWVETTAFVKGEQPDISDNYMAYMMNGENALKLSWPSSGGTNVVPHKTAWENYNDEQRKVLRVDDVPDIIDRSVFYEGIPDLDKFEPIWREAKTRI; encoded by the coding sequence ATGAGAGATGAATTAGAATTTTCGAGACGAGAATGGATGAAAGCAACTGGTGCGCTGGGTGCAACCGCGGTGTCCGGCCTCGCTGGCTGTCTTGGCGGTGGTGGCGGCGGTGGCGAGGGTGCCCCGCTGTCGATGATTGAAGCCGAACCCCACCCCGGGTTGTACGAGCCATCCGAGGAAGAGAAAAACAACCAAGAAACGCTCGCACACCTGACCTGGACGGGCTACGATGCAGAGAACGTCCAAGGGCCGTTTCGCCAAAAGTTCAACGCCGAGACGAAAATCGACCTGTTCACGTCGAATCCGAAGGCGTTCAACCGCCTGAAATCGGGTGAGTGGCAGCAGTTCCACCAAGCCACGTTCGACATGGCGTGGATTCCGCGGCTCGCAGAGGCCGACCTTATCCGGCCGATGGACTACGAGTCGTGGAAGCCCTACACCTTCGACCAGTACATCGACCTGTTCAAGCGCGAAAACGGGTACAAGTACGCCTTCCTCAATGAGGACGATTACACGTTCGACACGGAGGGCAAACTCTACGGTCTCCCACAGCGGTTCGGGTGGGCCTCGTTCGCGGTGAACACCGACACGGTCGCAGAGAACGATTACAAGAGCTACGACGCCGCGTGGTCGGGCGACTACAACGTCGGTGTCTACGACCTGATGTTCTGGGGCATCCAGATTATCATGCTCCGGGAGGGCATCGACCCGTTCAAAGAACACACCGAAGAGGAAGTAGAACAGGTCAGACAGGCCACGTTCGACCTGTTCGACAACGCGACCACGTTGCTCCCTGATTTCGCGTCGATGAACCAGGCACTCAAAGCCGGCGAAATCGACATCGGATTCATCAGCGGTAACTGGATTAACGGCACGCTTCGGCGCGACGGGAACTACGAGTTCGAAGCCGTCGTGCCAGACGAAGGGAGCGTCATCTGGGTCGAAACGACTGCCTTCGTCAAAGGCGAGCAGCCGGACATCTCTGACAACTACATGGCCTACATGATGAACGGCGAGAACGCCCTCAAACTCTCGTGGCCGAGTTCGGGCGGGACGAACGTTGTGCCCCACAAAACGGCGTGGGAGAACTACAACGACGAACAGCGCAAGGTGCTGCGCGTAGACGATGTACCAGACATCATCGACCGGAGTGTCTTCTACGAAGGTATCCCGGACTTAGACAAGTTCGAACCAATCTGGCGCGAAGCGAAGACCCGCATCTAG